Part of the Pseudobacteriovorax antillogorgiicola genome is shown below.
GGATGTAAAAGCGAAAGTCAGCAAGGGTAGCAGAATCTTGGTTGCTTCCTAGTCCTGTTAAGCTGGTTTCACAACTGATTGATTCGGTTCCGGCCACTGCTGCAAATTCAACAGAAACAGCCGTTTGGTTGTCTGCACTTGTCTCGCTATCACTTTCACCACAAGAGCTAGCTGCTATGGAAAGCAATAGAGTAGAACATAAAACATACCTCATTACAAAACCTCCTAAAAAACGTCAATATGAGTTGAATACTTGCGCCTCCAGGACCTGAAAACCTGGTTTCCTGCAAGCCGGCATTGCGATATTAGAATGAAGTTCGTTTAGTTTTTATTTTCGATTGTTTGTAGGAGGTTACACTTTTGGATAAGGGGGGTCAGGAGCAAAGGCTAGGCTTCCTGATTGGCAAGAATAGGGGGTGTTCTCTTGGGTTAACAATGAGTAATCAAGGCTTTCTTTATCGGCCCAAGGCTTTGAAAAATCATAGGTGATCATGGAGCTCGAAAACCTTCGATGTTCTATGAAGCAATTGCACGGATATATCTTGGATTCAGATGTTGCACCTTCCGAAGACTTCATAGTTTCGCAGTGGCTGTGATCAACCCGGCTATCAGCACATCGACAAGGAGACAGCATGTTAGCGACTGTCAATAGCTGAACGCTTAGGAAGCAAAGCAACACGATTCCAGATGCGATTTTTTGGGGTAAAGTTTTCACATTGATCTCCTACCCGAAATGTTATGTTCATTTGGAATTGAAGTCAACGACGCCGTGTCGGCTTTACCTCAATGCCGCGTTTTTGAAGGTATAACTCTCATATAGTCAAAAAGACTTAGTTGAGGGCTTGTCAATCGCCCTGAAGGTTTTGCCCTACAGGTGATGTAGGAGGGGCACTACTAATAACTCAGATTTTCATGGAAGGCAGGTGGAAGCACATTGTTAGCAAGGTTCGTTGATTCCAGCCATTGGTATTTGGTAACCATTCAGTCTGACTAAATCTGCAATTTGGTCGCGAATAAAAAAGTTCTGGTGAGTTTCAGTTGGATTGGTTCGTAGTTTGCAATGCAGCTTGGTGTTGGTTGGAGCAGCGTCGACTTTGATCGTGATAAACGAAGCTCATCGGGCGTTGTTCCAATAGGTTATAACCTTTTAGAAAAGGAGATCTCCTGATGGTCGTAGATATAAAACGAAAAATAATAGCAACCAGCCTATCTTGCTTTGTTTTATTTTCCCCGCTAGGAATGGCAAAGACAAATGGAGTTCCCGATCAAACCAAGGATCGGGTCGTTGAATACCTTGTTGATTCGGGTGTGAGCGCGAAGGAAGCGAAGCAAAGGGTAAGGTATTTGTCGCCGGAAGAACTATCCGAACTAGAAGAAAAGTCCATGGAAGAAGTTCCAGCCGGGCAAGATACAGTGGTGATGAGTGTGACGACGGCGATTCTTCTAGGGATCTTATTGATACTTCTATAATCCTACTGCAATAGCATGGGAATCGGCAGGGAAGGTTCTATTCAAAGTGATGGTGGTTGCATTGTGAGCCTTGCTTGCCGTTTTCATCAGATGTCATATTAAGTAAATAGGATCAGTGATGCTTCGGTTTCTTATATTTCTTTGCCTACATGTCTTCTGGCTGAGTGGCTGCTCTCACCGATCCAAAACCCTAGATCCTGAGCTAGTCGAGAATTCAGTTATCCTTCCGGTTCCGTTTGTGGCTCAAGAGAGCGACTACTGTGGACCTGCCACGGTAGCAATGGTGGCTCAATATTTTGGAAAATCAGTTAGTCAAGAAGAGCTTGCACCTCTCATGATTACCCCTTCACGAAAGGGGGCATTGACGATCGACATGTATAGCGTCTCTCGTCGTCTTGGATTAAATTTTACAAGAGCGAGTGGATTAGGCGAGATTACGGACAATCTAAAGTCTGAAAACCCTGCCATTGTCTTGCTGGAGGTAGGTCCATTTTTCTGGAAGAAATGGCACTATGCTGTTGTCGTTGGGGTCAACGAGAGTCGTGAGTTGATATACGTGCACTCCGGCCAAGATGCTTATGATGAATTAAGCTATAAGGAATTTGAGGATCTTTGGCAACGGTCGGATCGCTGGAGCTTGATCTACCATCACCATCACGATAATGAGGATCAAGAAAATTGAACCCGCCTATTTCAAACCTCCTGCTCCAGGATCGCTAGTACTCTATCAAGCAGGTCCCCATGGCTCGTGTCGATCTCAATGCAGAGTCGACCACGACTCAAGCGAGCCTCGATGCCTTCCGCATCAGGAGCAATTCTATCGAGCCGCTCTTGCAGTTCTTGCTCCTGCTTTTTCCTCAGCTCGCTTTGCTCCAGGACCTCAATAATAGCGGGATAATCTTTCTGGTAGTCCGCCTTAGCCTTACTATAGAAATCAAGAATTTTTTCGTTTCGCACCGGAGCATTGCGGCCTTTGATAAACTTTAGGTCGCGCTTGCGGAGAAGGCCATTAGCATTGTGATAGATGAGGCTCCATGTGGTGGACGTCGTTTTCTGCGCCACGTGGAAACGGAGGCGATGCTGGGCCTCCAGGTTGTGTGGGTATTCATATAAGTGCACCTCAGAAAAGTACTCTGGATGATCTGGAGATGGTTCGACTTGGACCTTGTCAAAGGTGAGAACCAATTTTTGAAAAAGGGTCATGGATACTTTGCGAGTGCTTTCGCCAGTCATGGATTCCTCTATCGATTGATAAAAATGTTAAGCCCTGCCGAAAGTGGCAAGGCATAGGGTTTATAGCAAGGTGCCCTGGTAACCGTAGAACGCTCCAGCAAGGCCGCAGAATAGAGTGGCAATAAGTAGGACAATCTTGGTGGGAACCCGTGACATCAGTAGGCCCAAGGCTCCAAGAACCATACTGAGTTGCAACCACAAGATTGAACGATCGAAGGTTTCACCTTTGATGGCTACAGCCTCAAGCTTGTTTTGGTACTCGTTGGCCCCAACGACCTTACCGAGCACCCCATCAACCTTCTGTACCCACTGCTCCGGAGCAAGATTCGCCGATCCCACTAGGATCTCGTTCTGTTCGGCGCGATATTCCTGAAGCTTGCCTTCTAGAGCCTCAAGCTTTTTTTGGACGGCTTCTCGGTCAGGCTCCTGATGGGCCATAAGGCGAATCATCTCGACTTGGCTCTTCGTCAAAGAAGCCTTGATACTCTTAGCCTGGTACCATTGGTAGGCATTGTTCTGACCCACAACCAGTTTGATCTCTTCGGTATCCACAGCTCCTGACTGCATGTCAACCACTGCTAGCAGCGCCGCAAACAGGGCGATACTCATGCCGTACATCATTTCGAGGTGGCGGCTCGAAATCCGGTCCCAACGCCACGAAACTTGAATGGCCACAGACGGGCTCTCCTCTAAGTTTGATCTGGTAAAACACGATTCTCAATCGTCTTCTTGATAGAATCAAGCTGGCGACGAATGGATCGATACATATTATAGCGACCAAATATCTTGTCGAGTATCAAATTGTCAATTAATTTGAGTGTCGGCACACCTAAAATCAGCAGAAAAAATAAACCTGAAAGAAGGTAAACGACATTTTGCGTACCGTGAGGGTTGCCACTATAGAACAGGTTCTCAGTGTTCATTCCAAAAAAGCCAACAACGAGATTCAGGGGTAAGAAAACTCCCGAAATAATTGCTAGCAGATAGACGTTGTTGTTCATCCTCTCGGATTTGATAGAGTTGTAATAATTGAATAAGGCTTCAAGTCTTACGATCTCTGAGGCTGAGTTTTTGCGGTCGCTACCTACAATACTTAGTATTTCGCTCATTCCAGCCAGAGCGGGGTTGCCGTGATGATCGTGTAAAAACTGGTTAATCACGGCGGCATTGCGGGTGAAAGCCCGATCGATGAGGGCGATATCCTTCTTCAAACGAAACCAAGTATTCAAGAAGTGCCGTGGAATGCTGAGTTCAAACAATGCATCTTCCAGCTCATCAATTTCGTCGATATAGCTATCCAGAATATGGCGAAGCCGTTCGAAGAACAGATCGATATCTTTTGAAATGGCATCCAAGCTTAAGTCTCTAATTGAGCCCCCCGCTTGCTCCAAGCGTTGGATGCTATCCCCTTCGATAATGTACACGACCCCTCGTGAATCGAGGCCGTCTTCGTCCAATTCTACGTGCCTTAGGGCCAGCACATTGCGGCCCTCTTGTTCGAAATAAAGCGCTTTGCCTAGGATTTTCTGAATGGAGTCAGAGTTGGTT
Proteins encoded:
- a CDS encoding cysteine peptidase family C39 domain-containing protein encodes the protein MLRFLIFLCLHVFWLSGCSHRSKTLDPELVENSVILPVPFVAQESDYCGPATVAMVAQYFGKSVSQEELAPLMITPSRKGALTIDMYSVSRRLGLNFTRASGLGEITDNLKSENPAIVLLEVGPFFWKKWHYAVVVGVNESRELIYVHSGQDAYDELSYKEFEDLWQRSDRWSLIYHHHHDNEDQEN
- a CDS encoding PA2779 family protein, with amino-acid sequence MVVDIKRKIIATSLSCFVLFSPLGMAKTNGVPDQTKDRVVEYLVDSGVSAKEAKQRVRYLSPEELSELEEKSMEEVPAGQDTVVMSVTTAILLGILLILL
- a CDS encoding CorA family divalent cation transporter: MTSLVTNSDSIQKILGKALYFEQEGRNVLALRHVELDEDGLDSRGVVYIIEGDSIQRLEQAGGSIRDLSLDAISKDIDLFFERLRHILDSYIDEIDELEDALFELSIPRHFLNTWFRLKKDIALIDRAFTRNAAVINQFLHDHHGNPALAGMSEILSIVGSDRKNSASEIVRLEALFNYYNSIKSERMNNNVYLLAIISGVFLPLNLVVGFFGMNTENLFYSGNPHGTQNVVYLLSGLFFLLILGVPTLKLIDNLILDKIFGRYNMYRSIRRQLDSIKKTIENRVLPDQT
- a CDS encoding DUF4337 family protein; this translates as MAIQVSWRWDRISSRHLEMMYGMSIALFAALLAVVDMQSGAVDTEEIKLVVGQNNAYQWYQAKSIKASLTKSQVEMIRLMAHQEPDREAVQKKLEALEGKLQEYRAEQNEILVGSANLAPEQWVQKVDGVLGKVVGANEYQNKLEAVAIKGETFDRSILWLQLSMVLGALGLLMSRVPTKIVLLIATLFCGLAGAFYGYQGTLL